A single window of Mugil cephalus isolate CIBA_MC_2020 chromosome 1, CIBA_Mcephalus_1.1, whole genome shotgun sequence DNA harbors:
- the LOC125023976 gene encoding ammonium transporter Rh type B-A-like, whose product MKTPPTSLRVRLPVFVFVAEVVFVILYAAFVTYDEHADARFQTNRTNPMHNAMYGDYPFFADIQVMIFLGFGCLLSFFRFYGFGGMVFNFLTATFAIQWAILVQGYFQFSHDGKIHLGVINLINAEFACAVVLISFGAVLGKTSPLQLLVMALLEVPAFSVTEWAVLKYLKINDAGGSILIHIFACYFGLGVTFMLYRPRLNEGHTKEITSYQSDLLSVMGTLFLWVFWPSFNSALTVKGDDQHRAILHTFIGLSASTLTAFALSAMLNKNGKLTMADVQNVTLAGGVTVGASVDMMISPAAAYALGMMGGVACMLGYKYLSPFLARRFRIQDQCGIHNLHGLTGLISCTAGICAILMASEDVYGPSLYEIFTHRAPVEGDPKLQELQMLVPGLQPGLGRTAREQALFQVAAVFSTIGLSALGGILTGFVLRMPSLASPSDDFCFDDEPFFEVPPDYGAPLKLNNTITHEDSAA is encoded by the coding sequence ATGAAGACCCCACCGACCAGCCTCCGAGTGAGGTTACCCGTGTTTGTGTTCGTCGCAGAGGTGGTTTTTGTCATCCTCTATGCTGCCTTCGTCACCTACGACGAACACGCCGATGCCAGATTTCAGACGAACCGGACGAACCCCATGCACAACGCGATGTACGGGGACTACCCGTTCTTTGCAGACATACAGGTCATGATATTCCTCGGCTTTGGGTGCCTGCTTTCCTTCTTCAGATTCTACGGCTTTGGGGGGATGGTTTTTAACTTCCTCACGGCTACATTTGCCATTCAGTGGGCGATTCTGGTGCAGGGGTACTTCCAGTTCAGCCATGACGGTAAAATCCACCTCGGAGTGATCAACCTCATTAACGCAGAGTTTGCCTGTGCTGTGGTGCTGATATCTTTCGGGGCTGTGCTGGGGAAGACCAGTCCGTTGCAGCTCTTGGTCATGGCTCTGCTGGAGGTGCCCGCATTCTCCGTCACAGAATGGGCTGTGCTGAAGTATCTGAAGATCAACGATGCGGGAGGCTCTATCCTCATTCACATCTTTGCCTGTTATTTTGGTTTGGGCGTCACATTCATGCTGTACAGGCCTCGCCTAAATGAAGGTCACACAAAGGAGATCACCAGTTACCAGTCTGACTTGCTGTCTGTGATGGGGACCCTGTTCCTCTGGGTGTTCTGGCCCTCCTTCAACTCGGCGCTGACCGTGAAAGGTGACGACCAGCACAGGGCCATCCTCCACACCTTCATCGGCCTGAGCGCCTCCACGCTCACAGCCTTCGCTCTCTCTGCGATGCTGAACAAAAACGGGAAGCTCACCATGGCCGATGTTCAGAACGTGACCCTGGCTGGAGGCGTGACGGTCGGGGCGTCTGTGGATATGATGATATCGCCTGCAGCCGCTTACGCTCTGGGTATGATGGGGGGCGTCGCATGCATGCTGGGCTACAAGTACCTGAGTCCCTTTTTGGCGCGCCGCTTCAGGATCCAGGATCAGTGCGGGATCCATAACTTGCACGGTTTAACGGGACTCATATCCTGCACTGCAGGGATATGTGCCATTCTGATGGCTAGTGAGGACGTTTACGGCCCCAGTTTGTACGAGATCTTTACCCACAGGGCACCGGTGGAAGGGGATCCTAAACTGCAGGAGCTCCAGATGTTGGTTCCTGGTTTGCAGCCGGGTTTAGGTAGGACAGCCCGGGAACAGGCTCTCTTCCAGGTCGCAGCTGTGTTCTCCACAATAGGACTGTCGGCGCTGGGAGGCATCCTCACGGGCTTCGTGTTGAGGATGCCGTCCCTCGCATCGCCGTCAGatgatttctgttttgatgATGAACCGTTTTTTGAGGTTCCTCCAGACTATGGCGCACCACTTAAACTTAATAACACAATTACACACGAGGACTCTGCTGCCTGA
- the LOC125012638 gene encoding RNA-binding protein 39-like isoform X2 yields the protein MADDFDVEAMLEAPYRKDENKSSHANGHDDQGKKKRRSRSKSRSPGSRKRRSRSKDKKKSKKRSKSRERKRSRSRERHRSRSRSKDRSGRYRARKSPVRKRSKSRSPFKKEKSPIRQPIDNLTPEERDARTVFCMQLAARIRARDLEDFFSAVGKVRDVRMISDRNSRRSKGIAYIEFVEASSVPLAIGLTGQRLLGVPIIVQASQAEKNRAAAAANNLQKGSSGPMRLYVGSLHFNITEEMLRGIFEPFGKIEGIQLMMDSETGRSKGYGFISFADAECAKKALEQLNGFELAGRPMKVGHVTERSDSSTASSFLDNDELERTGIDLGTTGRLQLMARLAEGTGLKIPPAAQQALQMTGSIPFGNIAAPAAVPAPAPTQALNLPSQPLATHCLQLSNLFNPQAENDPSWATEIQDDVIDECNKHGGIVHIYVDKNSAQGNVYVKCPSIPAAMATVNALHGRWFAGKMITAAYVPLPTYHNLFPDSVTAKQLLMPARR from the exons ATGGCTGACGATTTTGACGTTGAGGCCATGCTGGAGGCTCCATACAGAAAG GATGAGAACAAGTCCTCTCATGCAAATGGACACGATGACCAGGGCAAGAA aaaaaggaGGAGTCGAAGCAAGAGCCGGAGCCCTGGCTCTaggaagagaagaagcaggagtaaagacaaaaagaagagcaagaagaggagcaagagcagagaaagaaaacgcAGCCGCAGCAGAGAGCGCCATCGTAGCCGCTCTCGGAGCAAGGACCGATCTGGGCGGTACAGAGCACGCAAGAGCCCCGT CCGGAAACGCTCTAAAAGTCGAAGCcctttcaaaaaagaaaagagtccCATCCG GCAACCGATTGACAATCTTACACCAGAGGAGAGGGATGCGCGCACAGTTTTTTGTATGCAGCTCGCTGCGAGAATCAGAGCTCGAGACCTGGAAGATTTCTTCTCAGCCGTCGGAAAG GTCAGAGATGTGAGAATGATCTCAGACAGAAACTCCCGGAGATCGAAGGGCATCGCTTACATTGAGTTTGTGGAGGCTTCTTCTGTACCTCTGGCCATTGGTCTGACTGGACAGAGGCTTTTAGGAGTGCCCATCATCGTCCAGGCCTCTCAG GCAGAGAAAAAtagagctgcagctgctgccaacAATCTCCAGAAGGGCAGTTCTGGTCCGATGCGGCTGTATGTGGGTTCCCTTCACTTCAATATTACTGAAGAAATGCTTCGAGGCATCTTTGAGCCTTTCGGAAAG ATTGAAGGAATTCAGCTCATGATGGACAGCGAGACTGGTCGATCCAAAGGATATGGATTCATATCG TTTGCAGATGCAGAATGTGCAAAAAAGGCACTAGAGCAGCTGAACGGCTTCGAGTTGGCCGGGCGTCCGATGAAGGTGGGGCACGTTACAGAGCGCTCGGACTCGTCGACAGCCAGCTCGTTCCTGGATAACGACGAACTGGAGAGGACTGGAATCGACCTGGGCACCACAGGACGTCTGCAGCTGATGGCTCGGCTAGCAGAAG GAACTGGTCTGAAGATCCCTCCTGCTGCTCAGCAGGCTCTACAGATGACTGGCTCCATACCCTTTGGGAACATCGCCGCTCCAGCAG CTGTTCCTGCTCCAGCTCCGACCCAAGCTTTGAACCTCCCATCACAACCACTGGCCACACACTGCCTTCAGCTGTCCAACCTGTTCAACCCACAAGC aGAAAATGATCCCAGCTGGGCCACAGAAATCCAAGACGATGTGATTGACGAGTGCAACAAACATGGAGGGATCGTTCACATTTACGTTGACAAGAACTCTGCTCAA GGTAACGTGTATGTGAAGTGTCCCTCAATACCAGCAGCGATGGCGACTGTAAATGCACTTCATGGACGCTGGTTTGCTG GCAAAATGATAACCGCTGCCTATGTTCCCTTACCCACCTACCACAACCTTTTCCCTGATTCAGTAACGGCAAAGCAGCTTCTAATGCCGGCACGTCGATAG
- the LOC125012638 gene encoding RNA-binding protein 39-like isoform X1: MADDFDVEAMLEAPYRKTSLMISHLYSHEFIFDSTVNCEKKEGSYCAYTDVLWFTLGLKETQLRTSNPYSVATRARCVTEVASSSYSPRTKDENKSSHANGHDDQGKKKRRSRSKSRSPGSRKRRSRSKDKKKSKKRSKSRERKRSRSRERHRSRSRSKDRSGRYRARKSPVRKRSKSRSPFKKEKSPIRQPIDNLTPEERDARTVFCMQLAARIRARDLEDFFSAVGKVRDVRMISDRNSRRSKGIAYIEFVEASSVPLAIGLTGQRLLGVPIIVQASQAEKNRAAAAANNLQKGSSGPMRLYVGSLHFNITEEMLRGIFEPFGKIEGIQLMMDSETGRSKGYGFISFADAECAKKALEQLNGFELAGRPMKVGHVTERSDSSTASSFLDNDELERTGIDLGTTGRLQLMARLAEGTGLKIPPAAQQALQMTGSIPFGNIAAPAAVPAPAPTQALNLPSQPLATHCLQLSNLFNPQAENDPSWATEIQDDVIDECNKHGGIVHIYVDKNSAQGNVYVKCPSIPAAMATVNALHGRWFAGKMITAAYVPLPTYHNLFPDSVTAKQLLMPARR; this comes from the exons ATGGCTGACGATTTTGACGTTGAGGCCATGCTGGAGGCTCCATACAGAAAG ACTTCCCTAATGATATCTCACCTCTACTCCCATGAATTCATCTTTGATTCCACTGTGAACtgtgaaaaaaaggaaggtaGTTATTGCGCATATACTGATGTACTGTGGTTCACTTTAGGACTAAAAGAGACTCAACTTAGAACATCCAATCCCTATTCGGTTGCAACAAG GGCAAGATGTGTGACAGAGGTGGCATCGAGCTCTTACAGTCCAAGAACGAAA GATGAGAACAAGTCCTCTCATGCAAATGGACACGATGACCAGGGCAAGAA aaaaaggaGGAGTCGAAGCAAGAGCCGGAGCCCTGGCTCTaggaagagaagaagcaggagtaaagacaaaaagaagagcaagaagaggagcaagagcagagaaagaaaacgcAGCCGCAGCAGAGAGCGCCATCGTAGCCGCTCTCGGAGCAAGGACCGATCTGGGCGGTACAGAGCACGCAAGAGCCCCGT CCGGAAACGCTCTAAAAGTCGAAGCcctttcaaaaaagaaaagagtccCATCCG GCAACCGATTGACAATCTTACACCAGAGGAGAGGGATGCGCGCACAGTTTTTTGTATGCAGCTCGCTGCGAGAATCAGAGCTCGAGACCTGGAAGATTTCTTCTCAGCCGTCGGAAAG GTCAGAGATGTGAGAATGATCTCAGACAGAAACTCCCGGAGATCGAAGGGCATCGCTTACATTGAGTTTGTGGAGGCTTCTTCTGTACCTCTGGCCATTGGTCTGACTGGACAGAGGCTTTTAGGAGTGCCCATCATCGTCCAGGCCTCTCAG GCAGAGAAAAAtagagctgcagctgctgccaacAATCTCCAGAAGGGCAGTTCTGGTCCGATGCGGCTGTATGTGGGTTCCCTTCACTTCAATATTACTGAAGAAATGCTTCGAGGCATCTTTGAGCCTTTCGGAAAG ATTGAAGGAATTCAGCTCATGATGGACAGCGAGACTGGTCGATCCAAAGGATATGGATTCATATCG TTTGCAGATGCAGAATGTGCAAAAAAGGCACTAGAGCAGCTGAACGGCTTCGAGTTGGCCGGGCGTCCGATGAAGGTGGGGCACGTTACAGAGCGCTCGGACTCGTCGACAGCCAGCTCGTTCCTGGATAACGACGAACTGGAGAGGACTGGAATCGACCTGGGCACCACAGGACGTCTGCAGCTGATGGCTCGGCTAGCAGAAG GAACTGGTCTGAAGATCCCTCCTGCTGCTCAGCAGGCTCTACAGATGACTGGCTCCATACCCTTTGGGAACATCGCCGCTCCAGCAG CTGTTCCTGCTCCAGCTCCGACCCAAGCTTTGAACCTCCCATCACAACCACTGGCCACACACTGCCTTCAGCTGTCCAACCTGTTCAACCCACAAGC aGAAAATGATCCCAGCTGGGCCACAGAAATCCAAGACGATGTGATTGACGAGTGCAACAAACATGGAGGGATCGTTCACATTTACGTTGACAAGAACTCTGCTCAA GGTAACGTGTATGTGAAGTGTCCCTCAATACCAGCAGCGATGGCGACTGTAAATGCACTTCATGGACGCTGGTTTGCTG GCAAAATGATAACCGCTGCCTATGTTCCCTTACCCACCTACCACAACCTTTTCCCTGATTCAGTAACGGCAAAGCAGCTTCTAATGCCGGCACGTCGATAG
- the LOC125012638 gene encoding RNA-binding protein 39-like isoform X3, translating into MFHLRPHDVLLSTLLRMRTSPLMQMDTMTRARSKKRRSRSKSRSPGSRKRRSRSKDKKKSKKRSKSRERKRSRSRERHRSRSRSKDRSGRYRARKSPVRKRSKSRSPFKKEKSPIRQPIDNLTPEERDARTVFCMQLAARIRARDLEDFFSAVGKVRDVRMISDRNSRRSKGIAYIEFVEASSVPLAIGLTGQRLLGVPIIVQASQAEKNRAAAAANNLQKGSSGPMRLYVGSLHFNITEEMLRGIFEPFGKIEGIQLMMDSETGRSKGYGFISFADAECAKKALEQLNGFELAGRPMKVGHVTERSDSSTASSFLDNDELERTGIDLGTTGRLQLMARLAEGTGLKIPPAAQQALQMTGSIPFGNIAAPAAVPAPAPTQALNLPSQPLATHCLQLSNLFNPQAENDPSWATEIQDDVIDECNKHGGIVHIYVDKNSAQGNVYVKCPSIPAAMATVNALHGRWFAGKMITAAYVPLPTYHNLFPDSVTAKQLLMPARR; encoded by the exons ATGTTTCATCTACGTCCTCATGATGTTCTTCTATCAACCTTGCTTAGGATGAGAACAAGTCCTCTCATGCAAATGGACACGATGACCAGGGCAAGAAGTAA aaaaaggaGGAGTCGAAGCAAGAGCCGGAGCCCTGGCTCTaggaagagaagaagcaggagtaaagacaaaaagaagagcaagaagaggagcaagagcagagaaagaaaacgcAGCCGCAGCAGAGAGCGCCATCGTAGCCGCTCTCGGAGCAAGGACCGATCTGGGCGGTACAGAGCACGCAAGAGCCCCGT CCGGAAACGCTCTAAAAGTCGAAGCcctttcaaaaaagaaaagagtccCATCCG GCAACCGATTGACAATCTTACACCAGAGGAGAGGGATGCGCGCACAGTTTTTTGTATGCAGCTCGCTGCGAGAATCAGAGCTCGAGACCTGGAAGATTTCTTCTCAGCCGTCGGAAAG GTCAGAGATGTGAGAATGATCTCAGACAGAAACTCCCGGAGATCGAAGGGCATCGCTTACATTGAGTTTGTGGAGGCTTCTTCTGTACCTCTGGCCATTGGTCTGACTGGACAGAGGCTTTTAGGAGTGCCCATCATCGTCCAGGCCTCTCAG GCAGAGAAAAAtagagctgcagctgctgccaacAATCTCCAGAAGGGCAGTTCTGGTCCGATGCGGCTGTATGTGGGTTCCCTTCACTTCAATATTACTGAAGAAATGCTTCGAGGCATCTTTGAGCCTTTCGGAAAG ATTGAAGGAATTCAGCTCATGATGGACAGCGAGACTGGTCGATCCAAAGGATATGGATTCATATCG TTTGCAGATGCAGAATGTGCAAAAAAGGCACTAGAGCAGCTGAACGGCTTCGAGTTGGCCGGGCGTCCGATGAAGGTGGGGCACGTTACAGAGCGCTCGGACTCGTCGACAGCCAGCTCGTTCCTGGATAACGACGAACTGGAGAGGACTGGAATCGACCTGGGCACCACAGGACGTCTGCAGCTGATGGCTCGGCTAGCAGAAG GAACTGGTCTGAAGATCCCTCCTGCTGCTCAGCAGGCTCTACAGATGACTGGCTCCATACCCTTTGGGAACATCGCCGCTCCAGCAG CTGTTCCTGCTCCAGCTCCGACCCAAGCTTTGAACCTCCCATCACAACCACTGGCCACACACTGCCTTCAGCTGTCCAACCTGTTCAACCCACAAGC aGAAAATGATCCCAGCTGGGCCACAGAAATCCAAGACGATGTGATTGACGAGTGCAACAAACATGGAGGGATCGTTCACATTTACGTTGACAAGAACTCTGCTCAA GGTAACGTGTATGTGAAGTGTCCCTCAATACCAGCAGCGATGGCGACTGTAAATGCACTTCATGGACGCTGGTTTGCTG GCAAAATGATAACCGCTGCCTATGTTCCCTTACCCACCTACCACAACCTTTTCCCTGATTCAGTAACGGCAAAGCAGCTTCTAATGCCGGCACGTCGATAG
- the LOC125012638 gene encoding RNA-binding protein 39-like isoform X4, with amino-acid sequence MRTSPLMQMDTMTRARSKKRRSRSKSRSPGSRKRRSRSKDKKKSKKRSKSRERKRSRSRERHRSRSRSKDRSGRYRARKSPVRKRSKSRSPFKKEKSPIRQPIDNLTPEERDARTVFCMQLAARIRARDLEDFFSAVGKVRDVRMISDRNSRRSKGIAYIEFVEASSVPLAIGLTGQRLLGVPIIVQASQAEKNRAAAAANNLQKGSSGPMRLYVGSLHFNITEEMLRGIFEPFGKIEGIQLMMDSETGRSKGYGFISFADAECAKKALEQLNGFELAGRPMKVGHVTERSDSSTASSFLDNDELERTGIDLGTTGRLQLMARLAEGTGLKIPPAAQQALQMTGSIPFGNIAAPAAVPAPAPTQALNLPSQPLATHCLQLSNLFNPQAENDPSWATEIQDDVIDECNKHGGIVHIYVDKNSAQGNVYVKCPSIPAAMATVNALHGRWFAGKMITAAYVPLPTYHNLFPDSVTAKQLLMPARR; translated from the exons ATGAGAACAAGTCCTCTCATGCAAATGGACACGATGACCAGGGCAAGAAGTAA aaaaaggaGGAGTCGAAGCAAGAGCCGGAGCCCTGGCTCTaggaagagaagaagcaggagtaaagacaaaaagaagagcaagaagaggagcaagagcagagaaagaaaacgcAGCCGCAGCAGAGAGCGCCATCGTAGCCGCTCTCGGAGCAAGGACCGATCTGGGCGGTACAGAGCACGCAAGAGCCCCGT CCGGAAACGCTCTAAAAGTCGAAGCcctttcaaaaaagaaaagagtccCATCCG GCAACCGATTGACAATCTTACACCAGAGGAGAGGGATGCGCGCACAGTTTTTTGTATGCAGCTCGCTGCGAGAATCAGAGCTCGAGACCTGGAAGATTTCTTCTCAGCCGTCGGAAAG GTCAGAGATGTGAGAATGATCTCAGACAGAAACTCCCGGAGATCGAAGGGCATCGCTTACATTGAGTTTGTGGAGGCTTCTTCTGTACCTCTGGCCATTGGTCTGACTGGACAGAGGCTTTTAGGAGTGCCCATCATCGTCCAGGCCTCTCAG GCAGAGAAAAAtagagctgcagctgctgccaacAATCTCCAGAAGGGCAGTTCTGGTCCGATGCGGCTGTATGTGGGTTCCCTTCACTTCAATATTACTGAAGAAATGCTTCGAGGCATCTTTGAGCCTTTCGGAAAG ATTGAAGGAATTCAGCTCATGATGGACAGCGAGACTGGTCGATCCAAAGGATATGGATTCATATCG TTTGCAGATGCAGAATGTGCAAAAAAGGCACTAGAGCAGCTGAACGGCTTCGAGTTGGCCGGGCGTCCGATGAAGGTGGGGCACGTTACAGAGCGCTCGGACTCGTCGACAGCCAGCTCGTTCCTGGATAACGACGAACTGGAGAGGACTGGAATCGACCTGGGCACCACAGGACGTCTGCAGCTGATGGCTCGGCTAGCAGAAG GAACTGGTCTGAAGATCCCTCCTGCTGCTCAGCAGGCTCTACAGATGACTGGCTCCATACCCTTTGGGAACATCGCCGCTCCAGCAG CTGTTCCTGCTCCAGCTCCGACCCAAGCTTTGAACCTCCCATCACAACCACTGGCCACACACTGCCTTCAGCTGTCCAACCTGTTCAACCCACAAGC aGAAAATGATCCCAGCTGGGCCACAGAAATCCAAGACGATGTGATTGACGAGTGCAACAAACATGGAGGGATCGTTCACATTTACGTTGACAAGAACTCTGCTCAA GGTAACGTGTATGTGAAGTGTCCCTCAATACCAGCAGCGATGGCGACTGTAAATGCACTTCATGGACGCTGGTTTGCTG GCAAAATGATAACCGCTGCCTATGTTCCCTTACCCACCTACCACAACCTTTTCCCTGATTCAGTAACGGCAAAGCAGCTTCTAATGCCGGCACGTCGATAG